A genome region from Blastocatellia bacterium includes the following:
- a CDS encoding NCS2 family permease produces MLEKLFKLKEQGASLRGEALAALTTFATMAYIIFVQPVVLSAAGMDAGAVFTSTCLITAFSTLLMALLANYPVAVAPAMGHNFFFAFVVVLTMKVPWQVGLGAVFISGLIFVATASVGLREQLVAAVPETLKSAIAAGIGLLITLIGLEWAGIVRLDANTFVTLGHLESRPALVAFAGLLVTLVLMARGVKGAILIGGVVAAIVGIPLGVVARPEAIVSLPPSLAPTALKLDLLGALKQGLFAIIFIFFFLDLFDTVGSLIGIARQAGLIEDGKLPRVGRALLADAIGTVGSAMVGNTTMVSYIESASGVAAGGRTGLVGVFVAGLFVAAMFFSPLVRAISGGYAVPETVLIDGQQIARTFVYYPVTSPALIVVGSLMIRAVRDIEWDDFTEALPAFLTLVLMPLTFSITDGMAFGFISYALLKLATGRAREAHWLIYLFAALFVIRYAVPGLR; encoded by the coding sequence ATGCTCGAAAAACTTTTCAAGCTGAAAGAGCAGGGCGCGAGCCTGCGCGGCGAGGCGCTGGCGGCGCTGACCACCTTTGCGACCATGGCCTACATCATCTTCGTGCAGCCGGTTGTGCTGAGCGCGGCGGGGATGGATGCGGGAGCGGTCTTCACTTCGACCTGCCTGATCACGGCCTTTTCGACTCTGTTGATGGCGCTGCTGGCGAATTATCCGGTTGCCGTCGCGCCGGCGATGGGACATAACTTCTTTTTCGCCTTCGTCGTCGTGCTGACCATGAAAGTGCCCTGGCAGGTAGGGCTCGGCGCGGTTTTCATTTCGGGCCTCATCTTCGTAGCAACCGCCTCCGTCGGACTGCGCGAGCAACTTGTAGCCGCTGTGCCCGAGACTTTGAAATCGGCCATCGCCGCAGGCATCGGCCTGCTCATCACGCTGATCGGCCTGGAGTGGGCGGGAATTGTCCGCCTCGACGCCAATACCTTTGTCACGCTCGGCCACCTCGAAAGCCGCCCGGCACTGGTCGCCTTCGCCGGCTTGCTGGTGACGCTGGTTTTGATGGCGCGCGGCGTCAAGGGAGCGATTCTCATCGGCGGCGTCGTCGCGGCGATTGTCGGCATCCCGCTCGGCGTCGTCGCGCGACCGGAGGCCATCGTCAGCCTGCCGCCGTCGCTTGCGCCCACGGCTCTGAAACTGGATTTGCTCGGCGCGCTCAAGCAAGGGCTGTTCGCCATCATCTTCATTTTTTTCTTCCTCGACCTGTTCGATACGGTCGGCTCGCTGATCGGCATCGCCAGGCAGGCGGGCTTGATTGAGGACGGCAAGCTGCCGCGGGTCGGGCGCGCCCTGCTTGCGGACGCCATCGGCACAGTCGGCTCGGCAATGGTCGGCAATACGACGATGGTGAGTTATATCGAGAGCGCCTCGGGTGTGGCCGCCGGCGGGCGCACGGGGCTGGTTGGCGTCTTTGTCGCCGGCTTGTTTGTAGCGGCGATGTTCTTTTCGCCACTGGTGCGCGCCATCAGCGGCGGCTATGCGGTACCCGAAACGGTGTTGATTGATGGGCAGCAGATCGCCCGCACCTTTGTTTACTACCCGGTGACTTCGCCGGCGCTGATCGTCGTCGGCAGCCTGATGATTCGTGCCGTGCGCGACATCGAGTGGGATGACTTCACCGAAGCGCTGCCGGCATTCCTGACGCTGGTGCTGATGCCGCTGACCTTCAGCATCACGGACGGCATGGCCTTCGGGTTTATCTCGTATGCGCTCTTGAAACTGGCGACGGGCCGCGCCCGCGAGGCGCACTGGCTGATCTACCTGTTCGCCGCGCTCTTCGTCATCCGGTACGCTGTGCCGGGCTTGCGGTGA
- a CDS encoding DUF2071 domain-containing protein gives MKDTAPPDVAARLAVRERPDGMPIMYQSWDKLLFMHWPIRTDALRHHIPERLHIDTFDGQAWIAITPFTVRDARPVFVPPLPWVSDFHETNVRTYVYIDGVPGVWFFSLDANSLVAVLGARAFFSLPYHEAEIQLEQKDQTIDYVASRKDAAAPAEFRATWTIGPDLPQAEPGSLEFFLVERYCLYTSSAGKLYRCRIHHRPWPLQQPQLSAYHSSIVEADGLPTPAGQPLLHAGGPVDVDVWPLEEI, from the coding sequence ATGAAAGATACTGCGCCTCCCGATGTCGCCGCCCGTCTGGCCGTGCGTGAACGGCCCGATGGCATGCCGATCATGTACCAATCCTGGGACAAGCTGCTGTTTATGCACTGGCCGATCCGCACAGACGCGCTCCGCCACCACATCCCTGAGCGCTTGCACATCGACACGTTCGACGGCCAGGCGTGGATCGCCATCACACCGTTCACCGTGCGCGACGCGCGCCCGGTCTTCGTGCCGCCGCTGCCGTGGGTGAGCGACTTCCACGAGACCAACGTGCGCACCTATGTCTACATCGATGGCGTCCCCGGCGTCTGGTTCTTCTCGTTGGACGCCAACAGTCTGGTGGCCGTGCTGGGGGCGCGCGCCTTCTTTAGTCTGCCGTACCACGAGGCCGAGATTCAGCTTGAGCAGAAGGATCAGACGATAGACTACGTCGCGTCACGCAAAGACGCCGCCGCGCCCGCCGAATTCCGCGCCACCTGGACGATTGGCCCTGACCTGCCACAGGCCGAGCCCGGCTCGCTCGAATTCTTTCTCGTCGAGCGTTATTGCCTCTATACCTCAAGCGCCGGCAAACTCTACCGCTGCCGCATACACCATCGCCCCTGGCCTTTGCAGCAGCCGCAACTGTCGGCCTATCACTCCTCAATAGTCGAAGCGGATGGCTTGCCGACGCCCGCCGGTCAGCCGCTGCTACACGCGGGAGGGCCAGTCGACGTCGATGTCTGGCCGCTCGAAGAAATCTGA